Proteins from one Deinococcus seoulensis genomic window:
- a CDS encoding LacI family DNA-binding transcriptional regulator, with product MHPAPVTIADVARLAGVSKVTVSKTLNNTGRISEETRQRVLKAAQDLGYVANPAARRLRGARTNLIGMVIPELISPYFAEVARAAAEVASEAGLDLGVFTTSRNPQRERERVATLTSGVADGVLIVVPTDAAQHIATLEKSRVPIVLLSHFGVSTDLPNIRADSYHGARAATEHLIGLGHRRVAFISGAVESSQAYERLRSYRDTMAAHGLTDPALIRTGNFTQRRGFEAAGELLDLPDPPTAIFAASDATAFGVMDAVKDRGLRVPHDISVVGFDDVAAASQCHPALTTVRHPVHEMSEAALNLLADALQGRNVRGTQLDFPSELVVRDSTAAPRTPPPSNPAPASPTTASPANSSPATASPGVQDAAGPVRPARRRRT from the coding sequence ATGCACCCTGCGCCCGTCACCATCGCCGATGTCGCCCGGCTCGCCGGCGTCTCCAAGGTCACCGTCTCCAAGACCCTCAACAACACGGGCCGCATCTCCGAAGAAACCCGCCAGCGCGTCCTGAAAGCCGCGCAGGACCTCGGGTACGTCGCCAACCCCGCCGCCCGCCGCCTGCGCGGCGCCCGCACCAACCTGATCGGCATGGTCATCCCCGAACTGATCAGCCCCTACTTCGCCGAGGTCGCCCGCGCCGCCGCCGAGGTCGCCTCCGAAGCCGGACTGGACCTGGGCGTGTTCACCACCTCCCGCAACCCGCAGCGCGAACGCGAACGCGTCGCCACCCTCACCAGCGGCGTCGCCGACGGCGTGCTGATCGTCGTGCCCACCGACGCCGCCCAGCACATCGCCACCCTGGAAAAAAGCCGGGTGCCCATCGTGCTGCTCAGCCACTTCGGGGTCAGCACTGACCTGCCCAACATCCGCGCCGACTCGTACCACGGCGCGCGCGCCGCCACCGAACACCTGATCGGCCTGGGCCACCGCCGCGTGGCCTTCATCAGCGGCGCCGTCGAGTCCAGCCAGGCGTACGAACGCCTGCGCTCGTACCGCGACACCATGGCCGCCCACGGCCTGACCGACCCGGCCCTGATCCGCACCGGGAACTTCACGCAGCGCCGCGGCTTCGAGGCTGCCGGGGAACTGCTGGACCTGCCCGACCCGCCCACCGCCATCTTCGCCGCCAGCGACGCCACCGCCTTCGGCGTGATGGACGCCGTGAAGGACCGCGGCCTGCGCGTCCCGCACGACATCTCGGTCGTGGGCTTCGACGACGTGGCCGCCGCCAGCCAGTGCCACCCGGCCCTGACCACCGTCCGCCACCCCGTCCACGAGATGAGCGAGGCCGCGCTGAACCTGCTGGCCGACGCCCTGCAGGGCCGCAACGTGCGCGGCACGCAACTGGACTTCCCCAGCGAACTGGTCGTGCGTGACAGCACCGCCGCCCCCCGCACCCCGCCACCCTCCAACCCCGCTCCCGCCAGTCCTACCACTGCCAGCCCCGCCAATTCCAGCCCCGCCACCGCCAGCCCCGGCGTGCAGGACGCGGCCGGGCCGGTCAGACCGGCGCGCCGCCGCCGCACCTGA